From a region of the Mercurialis annua linkage group LG1-X, ddMerAnnu1.2, whole genome shotgun sequence genome:
- the LOC126680186 gene encoding patatin-like protein 2, whose translation MEGTNAPLQAPTYGNLVTILSIDGGGIRGIIPGTILSFLESELQKLDGEDARIADYFDVISGTSTGGLVTAMLACPNEKNRPMFAAKDIKDFYLNECPIIFPQRNFKLFRSAFKMIKALSGPKYDGKYLHRLVKEKLGHTKLNQTLTNVVIPTYDITKLQPTIFSSFQVKKNPSLNALLSDICISTSAAPTYLPAHFFETTEEKTGTVTKYNLIDGGVAANNPTLVAIGEVTNAIIKGNKDFFPIKPMDYGRFLVISLGTGSPEAEEKCNAHEVAKWGVLGWLTAKGCTPLVDVFTHASADMVDLHLSSLFKALHSQNNYLRIQDSTLNKKTASVDVATKENLDDLVKVGEALLKKAVSREIFDFGTFEPCKKETNEEALSRFAKLLSQERRLREVQSPHPIAANSEL comes from the exons ATGGAAGGAACAAATGCACCACTTCAAGCACCAACTTATGGAAACCTAGTCACCATCCTCAGCATCGATGGGGGTGGAATTAGAGGCATTATCCCTGGAACTATACTTAGTTTCCTAGAATCTGAACTTCAG AAACTAGATGGCGAGGATGCAAGAATTGCAGACTATTTTGATGTGATATCAGGAACAAGCACAGGTGGTCTGGTTACGGCCATGCTTGCTTGCCCTAATGAGAAGAACCGTCCAATGTTTGCTGCAAAAGATATCAAAGACTTCTACCTCAATGAATGCCCTATAATCTTTCCTCAACGCAATTTCAAGTTATTTCGCAGTGCATTTAAGATGATCAAAGCTTTATCAGGACCAAAGTACGATGGAAAATATCTGCATCGTCTTGTTAAGGAAAAATTAGGACACACCAAATTGAATCAGACATTAACTAATGTTGTCATCCCAACATATGATATCACAAAACTACAGCCTACCATCTTTTCCAGCTTTCAG GTTAAGAAAAATCCATCATTGAATGCTCTACTCTCAGACATATGTATTTCCACGTCAGCTGCACCAACTTATCTTCCAGCTCATTTCTTTGAAACCACAGAAGAAAAGACAGGGACGGTGACAAAATATAACCTTATAGATGGTGGTGTTGCTGCAAATAATCCG ACATTGGTTGCAATAGGAGAAGTGACAAACGCAATCATAAAGGGGAATAAAGATTTTTTTCCAATAAAGCCAATGGACTATGGTAGATTTCTAGTGATATCGCTGGGAACTGGATCGCCAGAAGCTGAAGAAAAATGCAATGCTCATGAGGTTGCAAAATGGGGTGTGTTGGGTTGGTTAACAGCAAAGGGCTGCACGCCTTTAGTGGATGTGTTCACTCATGCAAGTGCTGATATGGTGGATTTGCATCTCTCTTCTCTATTTAAAGCTCTGCACTCGCAAAATAACTACCTCAGGATTCAG GATTccacattaaataaaaaaactgctTCAGTAGATGTGGCCACAAAAGAGAACTTGGATGATCTTGTGAAAGTTGGCGAAGCATTGTTAAAGAAAGCAGTTTCTAGGGAGATTTTTGACTTCGGAACCTTCGAGCCTTGTAAGAAAGAGACTAACGAAGAGGCTCTTTCAAGATTCGCCAAACTGCTCTCTCAAGAGAGACGCCTTCGAGAAGTTCAGTCACCCCATCCAATAGCTGCAAATTCAGAGTTATGA
- the LOC126680178 gene encoding patatin-like protein 2: protein MEETNSHLENMVTILSIDGGGVRGIIPSIILAFLESELQKLDGEHARIADYFDVVAGTSTGGLVTAMLTCPNQPNEKARPLFDAKDIKDFYVHECPNIFPQSSWKIWRYFVNKYRALKGPKYDAKYLHNLVKAKLGNTRLNQTLTNVVIPTFDIRTLQPTIFSNFQVKNTPSINALLADICISTTAAPTYLPPYYFQTKYVTGRPRQFNLIDGGVAANNPTLVAIGEVTKKLLKQEEKEENKADEKLQHYFPIKPMDYGKFLVISLGTGAPKNEMKYNANQAAKWGIFGWLTAKSSTPLVEVFTHASDDMTDLHISEVFQALHSEQNYLRIQEHNLSEKASSMDDSSDENLNRLVQIGENLLNKPLSRVNLKSGIFEPAVSEWKTNKDAITSFAKKLSQERARRRSPPHVIPPISKS, encoded by the exons ATGGAAGAAACAAATTCTCATCTTGAAAATATGGTGACCATCCTCAGCATAGATGGAGGTGGAGTCAGAGGAATTATTCCTTCAATCATACTTGCTTTTCTTGAATCTGAACTTCAG AAATTAGATGGCGAGCATGCAAGAATCGCAGACTATTTTGACGTGGTTGCCGGAACAAGCACAGGTGGCCTGGTGACTGCCATGCTTACCTGCCCAAATCAACCAAATGAGAAGGCTCGCCCACTGTTTGATGCAAAAGATATCAAAGACTTCTACGTCCACGAATGCCCTAACATCTTCCCACAAAGCAGTTGGAAAATTTGGCGATATTTCGTTAATAAGTACAGAGCTTTAAAAGGACCCAAATACGATGCCAAATATCTGCATAACCTCGTTAAAGCTAAACTAGGAAATACCAGATTGAACCAGACTTTGACTAATGTTGTTATTCCAACATTTGATATCAGAACTCTCCAGCCTACCATTTTCTCCAATTTTCAG GTTAAGAATACTCCATCCATAAATGCTCTACTTGCAGATATATGCATTTCAACCACAGCTGCACCAACCTATCTTCCACCTTATTATTTTCAAACCAAATACGTCACCGGGAGACCAAGACAGTTCAACCTTATAGATGGTGGCGTTGCTGCAAATAATCCG ACTTTGGTGGCTATAGGCGAAGTGACAAAGAAACTACTTAAACAagaggaaaaagaagaaaataaagcaGATGAAAAATTACAACACTACTTTCCAATAAAGCCAATGGATTATGGAAAATTTCTGGTGATATCATTAGGAACAGGTGCACccaaaaatgaaatgaaatacaATGCTAATCAGGCTGCAAAGTGGGGTATATTTGGTTGGTTAACAGCCAAAAGTTCAACACCTTTAGTTGAGGTATTTACTCATGCTAGTGATGACATGACAGATTTGCATATTTCTGAGGTTTTTCAGGCCCTTCACTCTGAACAAAACTACCTCAGGATTCAG GAACATAATTTAAGTGAAAAGGCCTCTTCTATGGATGATTCCTCAGACGAGAACTTGAATCGTCTGGTGCAAATTGGTGAAAATCTGTTAAATAAACCACTTTCACGGGTCAATTTGAAGAGTGGGATCTTCGAACCTGCAGTTAGTGAGTGGAAAACTAATAAAGATGCAATTACAAGTTTCGCCAAAAAGCTTTCCCAAGAGAGGGCACGACGTCGTTCACCACCTCACGTAATCCCTCCAATTTCTAAATCATAA